A stretch of Perognathus longimembris pacificus isolate PPM17 chromosome 1, ASM2315922v1, whole genome shotgun sequence DNA encodes these proteins:
- the Eqtn gene encoding equatorin, with product MALIMKIWYVRVFYKMIEKFPEAVSSDDYPDYKDDDDHTDYPPTDSTVHDSTVYDPTLHNTRIHEDEDNMDDNVIHKEEYRFPDHKEEYKYPDHTEYMYPDHTPANPKTDNHYKDIKQYVFTTRNPNGTESEISVRATTDLRFALKNYKSVKATTSSQETTKEEQPEQHEPETMPKTTPNVPAFWTMLVKAINETTVSMDDKDELFQAIPNSDLNATSGDKLSELEEIKIKLMLGIALMTLILLVPLLIFCFATLYRLRQLSKKREESNYSINPELATMSYFHPSEGVSDTSFSKSADSSTLWGTTSSDMKKSGTLSKSKTVMDTSTGSDDTLLNEELELLNSEEANTDE from the exons ATGGCTTTAATTATGAAAATCTGGTATGTGCGAGTTTTCTACAAAATGATTGAAA AGTTTCCTGAGGCAGTGTCTTCAGACGACTATCCAGACTATAAAGATGATGATGACCATACTGATTATCCGCCTACTGATTCTACTGTACACGATTCTACTGTATATGATCCTACTCTACACAatactcgtatacatgaagatgAAGACAACATGGATGATAACGTAATCCATAAAGAAGAATACAGGTTTCCAGATCACAAAGAAGAATACAAGTATCCAGATCACACAGAATACATGTATCCGGATCACACTCCTGCAAATCCCAAAACGGACAATCATTACAAAGATATCAAACAAT ATGTGTTCACCACACGAAATCCAAATGGCACTGAGTCTGAAATATCCGTGAGGGCAACCACTGATCTGAGATTTGCTCTAAAGAACT ACAAATCTGTCAAAGCAACAACATCATCTCAAGAAACTACAAAGGAAGAACAACCTGAACAACATGAACCTGAGACAATGCCAA aaacaaCCCCAAATGTGCCtgcattttggacaatgttagTTAAAG CTATAAATGAGACAACGGTGAGCATGGACGATAAAGATGAGTTATTTCAAGCAATTCCAA acTCTGATTTGAATGCTACAAGTGGAGACAAACTATCAGAGCTAGAGGAAATCAAGATCAAATTAATGCTGGGCATCGCATTGATGACCCTCATCCTTTTAGTCCCTCTCTTGATATTCTGTTTTGCCACGCTGTATAGACTAAGGCAACTGAG taagaaaagggaagagagcaaTTACTCCATCAACCCAGAGCTGGCCACAATGTCTTACTTCCATCCATCCGAAGGTGTATCAGATACATCTTTTTCTAAGAGTGCAGACAGCAGCACATTGTGGGGCACTACTTCCTCAGATATGAAAAAATCAGGCACATTGTCAAAATCTAAAACAGTTATGGATACTTCCACAGGCTCCGATGATACACTTTTAAATGAGGAATTAGAATTACTTAACAGTGAGGAAGCCAATACCGATGAATAG